A single Pseudobdellovibrionaceae bacterium DNA region contains:
- a CDS encoding ABC transporter permease codes for MFIKKIFSLLGIALVIWGVASFSFLLIHLIPGNPVDQILGDMASAMEKQKLYYALGLDQSLFQQYLHFFKDLLHGNFGYSLYNKVSVASYLKESLPATIELSLAAMFMAIAFSIPLGVFSALKKHSIFDNSFSIFSLFTLSTPGFLLGPFLIWLLALRFPIFPAGERGTLMHLFLPALSLALPLGAILTRVCRSSLLDTLAEDYIRTAKAKGLSNFKIYFKHALKNAIGPVITTIGLQFAALLTGTVITETIFDWPGIGKLLLDAINQRDYPIVQACVLVIALIYVFINLLTDFAHQYSQANRQ; via the coding sequence ATGTTTATTAAAAAAATTTTTTCTCTGTTAGGGATTGCCTTAGTTATATGGGGAGTAGCTAGTTTTTCTTTTTTATTAATTCACCTTATACCAGGAAACCCTGTGGATCAGATTTTAGGTGACATGGCCTCGGCGATGGAAAAACAAAAGCTTTACTACGCATTGGGCTTAGATCAAAGTCTGTTTCAACAATACTTACATTTTTTTAAAGACTTGCTTCATGGAAATTTTGGCTACTCGTTATACAATAAAGTTTCTGTAGCTAGTTATTTAAAAGAAAGCTTGCCCGCTACCATCGAACTTAGTTTAGCTGCCATGTTTATGGCTATTGCTTTTTCTATTCCCTTGGGAGTGTTTTCGGCTTTAAAAAAACACTCTATTTTTGATAATAGTTTTTCTATCTTTTCTTTATTTACCTTATCTACTCCTGGCTTTTTGTTAGGGCCTTTTTTAATTTGGCTACTAGCTTTGCGGTTTCCTATATTTCCTGCAGGAGAAAGGGGCACACTAATGCATTTATTTTTACCCGCATTAAGTTTAGCCCTACCCTTGGGTGCGATTTTAACACGCGTTTGTAGAAGCTCGCTATTAGACACGCTAGCCGAAGATTATATTCGCACCGCAAAAGCCAAAGGCCTTTCGAATTTTAAAATTTATTTTAAACACGCTTTAAAAAACGCCATAGGGCCTGTGATCACCACCATCGGTTTGCAATTTGCAGCCCTTTTAACAGGAACAGTAATTACAGAAACCATTTTTGACTGGCCTGGTATCGGAAAATTATTATTAGATGCCATTAACCAAAGAGACTACCCCATTGTTCAAGCTTGTGTGCTAGTAATAGCACTCATTTATGTATTTATTAATTTACTAACCGACTTTGCTCATCAATATTCGCAGGCTAACCGACAATGA
- the cmk gene encoding (d)CMP kinase, with amino-acid sequence MSEVFVVSIDGPAASGKSTVSRLLAKKLQGSWLSTGIFYRGLAFLVSQLKIETSDTSKILSVLNNVQWEVQIHPQETQFYYKGKNYTQDLKGEEVGALASLLAANPSVRLALLEKQRQMKSLAKNVFIAEGRDCASVVFPESDLKVFISASLEDRAKRRSLETGRLESLVKDQQKHRDQQDRSRKAAPLKIHADALCVNSSLYSAEEIVDQLYASIKKLLKPS; translated from the coding sequence ATGTCAGAAGTATTTGTGGTTAGCATTGATGGTCCAGCAGCTTCTGGTAAAAGTACGGTTAGCCGATTACTTGCCAAAAAGTTACAAGGCTCGTGGTTGTCTACGGGAATATTTTACCGAGGTCTTGCTTTTTTAGTAAGTCAGTTAAAAATCGAAACCTCAGACACCTCCAAAATCTTATCCGTCTTAAACAATGTTCAGTGGGAGGTGCAAATACACCCTCAAGAAACACAATTTTATTATAAGGGAAAAAACTATACTCAAGATTTAAAGGGAGAAGAAGTGGGAGCCTTGGCCAGTTTATTAGCCGCAAACCCAAGTGTTCGATTAGCTTTATTAGAGAAGCAAAGGCAAATGAAGTCATTGGCAAAAAATGTTTTTATTGCAGAGGGGCGAGATTGTGCAAGTGTGGTTTTTCCCGAGTCAGATTTAAAAGTATTTATTAGTGCTAGCTTAGAAGATAGAGCGAAAAGAAGAAGTTTAGAAACGGGCCGGTTAGAAAGTCTAGTAAAAGATCAGCAAAAGCACAGAGACCAGCAAGACCGCTCTAGAAAGGCCGCTCCTTTAAAAATTCATGCAGACGCTTTGTGTGTAAATAGCAGTTTATACTCGGCTGAAGAAATTGTAGACCAATTATATGCGAGTATTAAAAAACTCTTAAAGCCCTCTTAA
- the mgtE gene encoding magnesium transporter has protein sequence MSTKKTHIILLKRLLSGRNSRPLEALIEKTSSVEIARLFDSITESQLKILFSALLATNKSTLVLLATPTKKAEQVFGQLKIDQQIKIFQNSSPSEIIQISKIVKPESLYSMLTSELPPRKQQTIQKLLKYPEQSAGRLMSADIFQIDENLNVKEATNKLKNWATKNSVYYIYCVNQLSKITGVISLRQLIIAPDEELIKNIISTKNIISISVASSELDIAELFTQYNFVALPVLDEEQKFAGIITIDEVVDLLQEQLTKNIYVQAGLQSDDRIFTPIKRSLKHRLPWMSLNLFLAGIASFVVSLFENTMSELILLASLKNIVAGLGGNTAIQSLTVVTRGLATGDFHFISKWRVLYKEVMVGLSIGVVTGLGAGILTYLWKQNALVGVIIAISMVLNSIVASLLGTSIPIALKSLGKDPAVSSGVVVTTLVDIFSFASFLGIASFALKYFT, from the coding sequence ATGAGCACAAAAAAAACACACATAATCCTTTTAAAAAGACTGCTGTCGGGCCGTAACAGCAGGCCTTTAGAAGCGCTTATTGAAAAAACCTCTTCTGTGGAGATTGCTCGACTTTTTGACAGCATTACCGAAAGCCAATTAAAAATTTTGTTCTCTGCCCTGTTGGCCACCAACAAGTCCACTTTGGTTTTACTAGCCACCCCTACTAAAAAAGCCGAACAAGTGTTTGGGCAATTAAAAATAGACCAGCAAATTAAAATTTTTCAAAACAGCAGCCCTTCTGAAATTATTCAAATCTCTAAAATTGTTAAGCCAGAAAGCTTGTACTCCATGCTGACCAGTGAGTTACCGCCTCGTAAGCAACAAACTATACAAAAATTATTAAAGTACCCCGAACAATCGGCAGGTCGACTAATGTCTGCCGATATTTTTCAAATTGATGAAAATTTAAATGTTAAAGAAGCTACTAATAAACTAAAAAATTGGGCCACTAAAAACTCGGTGTATTATATTTATTGTGTAAACCAATTAAGTAAAATTACAGGGGTAATTTCTTTAAGACAATTAATTATAGCTCCCGACGAAGAACTTATTAAAAATATTATCAGTACAAAAAATATTATTAGCATAAGTGTTGCTAGCAGCGAGCTGGATATTGCCGAACTTTTTACCCAATATAATTTTGTAGCCTTGCCTGTATTAGACGAAGAACAAAAGTTTGCAGGCATTATCACTATCGACGAGGTGGTAGATTTGTTACAAGAGCAATTGACCAAAAATATTTATGTGCAAGCCGGCTTGCAATCAGATGATCGTATTTTTACTCCTATAAAAAGAAGTTTAAAGCACCGCCTACCTTGGATGAGTTTAAATTTATTTTTAGCTGGTATTGCCAGCTTTGTCGTGTCTTTGTTTGAAAACACGATGAGCGAATTAATTTTATTAGCCAGTTTAAAAAATATTGTAGCCGGGCTTGGAGGCAACACCGCCATACAAAGTTTAACGGTGGTGACTCGAGGGCTTGCCACGGGAGATTTTCATTTTATCTCTAAATGGAGAGTTCTTTATAAAGAAGTAATGGTTGGCTTATCCATAGGGGTTGTTACAGGCCTTGGCGCAGGAATTTTAACTTACCTTTGGAAGCAAAATGCATTGGTGGGGGTAATTATTGCCATTTCGATGGTGTTAAACTCTATTGTTGCTTCTTTGTTAGGAACTAGCATCCCCATTGCACTAAAATCTTTAGGAAAAGACCCCGCAGTTAGCAGCGGTGTGGTGGTTACCACTTTAGTAGATATTTTTAGCTTTGCTTCTTTTTTAGGGATTGCAAGCTTTGCTTTAAAATATTTTACTTAA
- the greA gene encoding transcription elongation factor GreA → MSSQTYPLTIQGKEKLDAELYHLLHVEKPRIIKAIEVARAHGDLSENADYDAAKQQQGLNEARIADIQSKLARAETIDPSQVQSDCIVFGAICTLKDLNSDKVVTYQIVGEDEADIKLGTISIFSPLAKALIGKNKSDVVEIKTPKGEKDYEIIKFKFK, encoded by the coding sequence ATGTCTAGTCAAACTTACCCTTTAACGATTCAGGGAAAAGAAAAATTAGATGCAGAGCTTTATCATTTACTACATGTCGAAAAGCCGCGCATTATTAAAGCTATCGAAGTGGCTAGGGCCCATGGTGATTTAAGTGAAAATGCCGACTATGATGCAGCCAAACAACAACAAGGGCTTAATGAAGCTCGTATTGCCGACATACAATCTAAATTGGCAAGGGCAGAAACCATTGACCCTTCGCAAGTACAATCTGACTGCATTGTTTTTGGTGCCATTTGTACTTTAAAAGATTTAAATTCTGATAAAGTAGTGACTTATCAAATTGTTGGCGAGGACGAAGCCGATATTAAGTTAGGCACTATTTCTATTTTTTCTCCTCTTGCAAAAGCACTTATTGGAAAGAATAAATCAGATGTTGTAGAAATAAAAACACCCAAAGGGGAAAAAGATTACGAAATCATCAAGTTTAAATTTAAATAG
- a CDS encoding acyl-CoA dehydrogenase yields MSYTSLNFIDIDSLLTEEEIMVRQSVRDFVSNSIEPLLQDCHRGEKFPNHLIPEFGKLGLLGSNLKGYGCAELGSVAYGLTMQELERGDSGIRSFCSVQGALVMYPIHTFGSEEQKQKFLPMLAQGNAIGCFGLTEPDAGSNPGGLKTTAKKVDGGYILNGNKMWITNGCIADIAIVWAYVDGVIKGFIVEKDFEGFSTSTMKGKFSLRVSVTSELHFQDCFVPDSHLLPNSQGLKSPLSCLTQARYGIAWGVLGAANTCYQTALEYSKAREIFDKPQASYQLVQAKLAHMVQELSKAQLLALQLGRLKEKNQLKHWQVSLGKMNNCKMALNIAREARDMLGANGIIDEYPIVRHMMNLESVNTYEGTEDIHKLVMGAEITGIQAFR; encoded by the coding sequence ATGAGCTACACTTCGTTAAACTTTATAGATATTGATAGCCTGCTTACCGAAGAAGAAATAATGGTTCGACAAAGTGTTAGAGACTTTGTAAGCAACAGCATAGAACCCTTATTACAAGACTGTCATCGAGGAGAAAAATTTCCGAACCATCTTATCCCCGAATTTGGAAAACTGGGCCTATTAGGGTCTAATTTAAAAGGCTACGGTTGTGCCGAGCTAGGCTCTGTGGCCTATGGACTAACCATGCAAGAATTAGAACGGGGCGACTCTGGTATTCGCTCTTTTTGTTCGGTTCAAGGGGCTTTAGTAATGTACCCTATACACACTTTTGGTTCTGAAGAACAAAAACAAAAATTTTTACCAATGCTTGCACAAGGAAATGCCATTGGCTGCTTTGGCCTTACAGAACCCGACGCAGGATCAAACCCTGGAGGTTTAAAAACCACAGCAAAAAAAGTAGACGGTGGTTATATTTTAAATGGCAATAAAATGTGGATTACCAATGGTTGCATTGCCGATATTGCTATTGTTTGGGCTTATGTAGATGGAGTAATTAAAGGTTTTATTGTAGAAAAAGATTTTGAAGGTTTTTCGACAAGTACCATGAAAGGAAAATTTTCGCTAAGAGTTAGCGTTACCTCCGAGTTGCATTTTCAAGATTGTTTTGTACCCGATAGCCACCTACTTCCTAATAGCCAAGGTTTAAAAAGCCCTTTAAGCTGTTTAACTCAAGCCCGATACGGAATTGCTTGGGGAGTTTTAGGGGCGGCAAACACCTGCTACCAAACCGCCCTAGAGTACAGCAAAGCGCGTGAGATTTTTGACAAACCACAAGCGAGCTACCAACTGGTTCAAGCCAAATTAGCACATATGGTTCAAGAATTAAGTAAGGCACAACTCTTAGCTTTACAGTTAGGGCGATTAAAAGAAAAAAACCAACTAAAACATTGGCAAGTGTCTTTAGGTAAAATGAATAATTGCAAAATGGCCTTAAACATTGCCCGCGAAGCGCGCGATATGCTAGGAGCTAATGGAATTATTGATGAGTACCCTATAGTACGACACATGATGAACTTAGAATCCGTAAATACTTACGAAGGCACAGAAGACATTCACAAACTAGTGATGGGTGCCGAAATTACCGGCATACAAGCCTTTAGATAA
- a CDS encoding ABC transporter permease, which translates to MTIKIKVFLSLSTFLLLLLSVVALFAPWIAQQDPNAIYLHLQYSPPSQLHWFGTDSNGSDIFSKVVWGTRLSLGISVTVVFISAIIGLLLGSLAGLLGGKTDYIIMRITDMVYAFPNFLFALSLIAFLGPSFKNLLFALCFSSWASYARLVRLEILSLKEKDFIHNAKALGSNWARILFFHIWPSLINPILVYMTCSVAGISIAEAGLNFLGLGVSLDTPSWGALLNQGRASLSTAPYISLFPGLAILTLVLAFNLLGEGLREYLDPKKKYSI; encoded by the coding sequence ATGACTATAAAAATTAAAGTTTTTTTATCGCTTTCTACTTTTCTTTTATTACTACTTAGTGTGGTAGCCCTCTTTGCCCCTTGGATAGCACAGCAAGACCCCAATGCTATTTACTTGCATTTGCAATACTCCCCACCCAGCCAACTTCACTGGTTTGGAACCGACAGCAACGGTAGTGATATTTTTAGCAAAGTGGTTTGGGGAACTCGCTTAAGCTTAGGGATTTCTGTTACCGTAGTTTTCATTAGCGCCATCATCGGGCTTTTGCTAGGAAGCCTTGCTGGTTTGCTAGGTGGAAAAACCGATTATATTATCATGCGTATTACAGACATGGTGTATGCTTTTCCTAATTTTTTATTTGCTCTTTCTTTAATTGCTTTTTTAGGCCCCTCCTTTAAAAATTTACTTTTTGCTTTATGCTTTAGCTCGTGGGCTAGTTATGCTCGCTTAGTGCGCTTAGAAATTTTATCCCTTAAAGAAAAAGATTTTATTCATAACGCCAAAGCTTTAGGGTCTAATTGGGCTCGTATTTTATTTTTTCATATTTGGCCTTCGCTAATTAACCCCATACTCGTTTATATGACTTGCTCTGTTGCAGGAATAAGCATTGCCGAAGCGGGATTAAATTTTTTAGGCTTAGGCGTTTCGCTAGACACACCATCTTGGGGAGCTTTGCTAAATCAAGGAAGGGCTTCGTTAAGCACAGCCCCTTACATTAGTTTATTTCCTGGCCTAGCCATTTTAACTTTAGTATTAGCCTTTAATTTATTAGGTGAAGGTTTACGAGAATATTTAGACCCCAAAAAAAAATACAGTATTTAA